The DNA segment GAACAACAGAGGTTGAGAGGATTAGAAGAGCTACTAAatactgattattattactgaGACGTGCAAAGTATGACCTTTTTTTATACAATAAATTCCTAGCAGAAAacatattgttttctttttaacagtGCTCGTCCTAGTTTAGTTCTACTTGTGAAGGTATACCTTTTGTTGATCCAAAGTgctttaacaataaaaaaaaaaaaaatgctgatcaGCCAAGATGTGCTTGGTGTTTTAAGTTTCCTTTCTTACATGTGGAGCTACAGAGCTAATGTAAGTACTAACAAGCAACAGATTCACCGCAGTGAACAGACAAAAGCAAAAAATGGGGAAACCAAACATGGCTTGGCTGGTCGACTACAAAATCACCACCGTCCATTTTACCAAAACTGGTTCATGTCAAACAGTAGTTTGAAACACTTGCATGCTACAACAACTTGCAGGTGAATTCCACCCAAAATAACCAGACTGTGTTGTTCTTAACTGTTTCTTTATCTaaaaattttcaaaaaaaaaatcactattgTATTTTTAAGCAAAATATTATGCACTTTTTTGTACATCACTGGTGCTTGTTTTTTGGAAGGAATTCTCCTTTACGAAGAAAACATAAGTTTCAGTtctacaataataaatataatttcttGGATATTAGCAGCCAATCATGTCTTCACACTCACCTTTCTACCTGGCCAAGAGGTATTTCGTAACATCTGAAGTAATGTTTATATGGTTGGGgtaaatatagatttatatatatttttttttttggttaaaaaatgaaagaaaaaccaGTGTGTGCAACTCAGCATTAAAACTTTAAAGTAACAACAGTGCCACATTACTGGCATGAACATTATTGCTCCCAAAGTCAGTGTTGATAAAAGTGACCATTTGAAAGGCTGAATGGTACCAAACAAGTACCAGTCTCAGAAAATAAAGTTCCCTTGATGACTGCAGTCCCAAAAGATTgcctgtttatgtgtgtgttggtggtttAAGATTGTAGCATCGTTTAGACTCAGGGCAGATGAAAAGAGGTGGATTTCTCATTTGAAAGTGCTAGAAAAACCGAGTAGGCAAAAtaaggggaagaaaaaaaatatatcagggGCTTTTGTCTTCTACCTTGTACCCAGGAACAGATTTTTGTTGGAGGATGCGTGCAGTGGCATCTTTGCTTTTGCCTTTGGACTGGACCCCACTGTCCTGGCTGTCTCCATCAGACGTATTTCCTGTTGAACTGTCCTGGATGGAAACCGCAACAGTTTTAACAACTAAAATTCCTCTAATACTGAATACAGCCAACTATTAATATCACCATGGCAGAAGAAATAGGATTGTCGTCATCCTAGATGCAAATAGACACAAGTTTGCTCTTTTGGACTCTTGGCCATCTATGGCATTATCAGGATCTGAACTTGCAATCTCCGGATGATAGAGTGAACAATATTTTCTGTTGCAACTGGGGTGTTCTTAAaactagggatgcaacaatacagttaaaccacggttcaatacgtactgcggtttttacccacggttttcggttcggatggcttggcaaattaaaggtttttttccattattctttgtttaggcaacaggaacagtaagtatgcTAAGGAGAAAAAACTgcttttagttgcaattctctttattttacttaaatgcaaaaatcacctaacacaatgaaagtgtactgaaaatagtgagatataaaaattagcgcttgtatgactattacaggagacgggtttggaGGACAGCGCTCTTTATTTCCCAAtccgctctgtaatgaccagtcactgtgagataactctctgtaatgaccagtcactgtgagataactctctgttaccCCCGAGCTCcagctatctgttattagagcaaggctttgtgctttaaccaaagcgttttcaatttttttgcgCGTTTTTTCGTAGAGGTCGGGGAAAAAAGGCTCCCGCTTCCACaaagtgatatctctgggtgatggagctgtagatgtgtggtcatgttggaagtatttccatgtcagtatctaactcgtgtggaacactgcttaaacacagtcattttttgtttactgtttttgtttcatcggcgTCATGGTcaacaaatatttaaatttaaatttaataaataaatttaatttatatttaataaattttatttatttattttttttatttttaaaaacccatggttattattgttttaaagggaaaaaaaacgaaaaaccGCGGTTCACatgcgtattgaaccgtggaggtcgtaccgaacagttcaatattatattgagtattgtggcatccctactTAAAACCATCTTAGTATCCCTAACAGAAAAACCATAACAGCAGCCATGGCAGTGTTTAACATTTAGCATTTAACGCTGtccttttttcatgttttacaGTTATAATTATATGAATATTGTGCCCCACCTAAAGCTGATAGATATGATATATAATGAAGATTTTAAATCTTACAGAGGAGCCTTTGTTTTTCTTGCCATCATCCAGCTttccatcttcaccatcatctgaATCACCATCACTGTCTGGGGCAGGCAGTTCAGGGTCCAGTGGTGGTTCATACAATGCTGTGTTTAAGGGCAGGTAGCGCAGCTCATTTGGAGAATACCTGCAATTACATGCAGACAAAAAACTATTACAGGCCAGCATTAGCACCTTGAGTTAATGTTAATAGCACTGGGAGCACAGAAATACTAATGAGTTATGTCACTGATCAGGTTTAATCAGTGTGACTACAGACTAGAGCTGGGCGATATGGCCAAAAAATTGAATCTccgatttttttaaaaaaaaattcgattttaaaacgattatttttctttaaaaattttttataaaaacactagagactatagaatagatttttttaatttgagcaaaaacaatataaccaaaCATACGAACTGCTAATTTGGTCTAAAAGTgcaaagtgcaaaattactttcgctaacaagtttttttttttgttattttagaaaaacaaatcaatacaacaacataaaaaccttttttgtagatttataaaatgcaaactttcaccaatctttacaagttctaattattctagtaaaataaagtaatataacaaaatatgaggaaTCTGTAAAGTACAAACTGCAGACTTaacttaaatcactttttataaaataaataattgtcacctggaaaaaaatcccagaagaaaaacaattttgtaaatcagttcaacacgcaactaacacgctaaataaaatcaacacgcaactaacacgctaaataaaatcaaacaggtgCCAGACAGCATTTTACATCTGTGTATATGGGCACAATCAGGGGCgagtctaggattttcatttaagggggactcagcccccaatgagggtataatagtaaaaaatataaataaataaaataaaataaaggtttgactaacatggtaggatggtaaacttattgcagcatgccactgtattgcatagatgtgtatataacatttgagtactgaacaagccaaatacgagtcttcctgatctcacacacacacaaacacacaccctctgatcctcactctgtgaCACCGCGGTTTCTTCAGTTGGATTGAAGAACTTAGAAACAAGCTCTTTGCATCGCAGAACTACGGAAGCTCGCTCTGCCAAACCAAAGTGAAATCGGAAAATCGATTTTCGTTTTTTCAACGtcgacataaaccataaattcgaATTAATCGATAATAACGATTAATCGCCCAGCTCTACTACAGACACgagcaagcaagaaagcaagcaagcaagcaagaaagcaagaaagaaagcttaTTTGGTAATAATGTTATCATCATACCTTTTATAAAATTCCTGGAATTGTCCTGGGATTAGGGCAACTGGGTAGGGCCCAGTCTTTGTCCTTTCTGGTGGGAGGACTTTGTATTTACCTTGAGGTACCTGAATTATCTgcatgaaaaaaagaacaagctGTTTGTGAGACCCAGACCTGACAAATCAAATTTATAGAGATGCAATATTTTAGTTCAACACAATAGCTAAAAAAAGCCAGGAAGGTACAGGGTTAACAATGAAACTCAAATACCACATCACTgcatgatgctggtggagggAAATGTTTTCTggctccaaaacaccccaaagtggctccaTAATATTCAGATTTTAGTGACTGTGCAGACCAAGACATCATCAAACCAGTCTGCCACCAGTCTtcttgtgtgtattagtgctttatcatcctgatacacagcactaccTTTAAGGTTCACTGTTAGAACCACTGAGTTCACAtagtcctccagaatggttcagtAGTCCCTGGCAGTGACACACCCACCTAGCAGGTAGTGGgtctagggaatgccatgatgtTGCAGCCCAAACTATCGCACACACAGTAAAGGTGCTCTCATCAGATAAAAATACCTGTTTTACATTGTCCACAGCATAAGAGTTCCTCTGCCAGCAGCAATGAAACCAATGTTTGGCTTTGGCAGGAGTGaacaaaggtttggctatagaaGCCTGACCATGAATATTGACCTGTGAAGCTACTACTGTGCATTTAATACTGCAGTGAGTTGGGTAGCTgtggttttatattttttggatACAATGTGGGTTATTACcatttcagacagcttcctctcgAGTcgacagttactcctgttggatgtgttTCAAACTTCATGGTGGTATGTCGACATTTCCCTGGATACTCACGATACACCACAAACACTTGCTGTCCTGATCACagatttgtcctcttttgaactctgatgtGTCTCCCattatgttgtgttgttatgtacAATTGTGCTACTGCTCTGCTAATTCAGCCTTCACACTCGGCTCTTACTTATGGAAGGTGAAATCAGTGAAGATTTCATTGTCCAAACCCTGCAATCTGAAATAATAAAGCCACTAAAAGCAACCTAGctatgaaaaaacaacaaaaaaaccatGACCAGCTGAGATCCAAGAACTTTTagcacaaaataataaaacaatcaaAATGTATGACTGTATTGatgacagaaataataataataataataaaacacagttCCCTATATAACCTACATGTGCTGAGAAACTGCAAGATAGTCTCACCTCATTCGAAACCTACCATTATAATTACTACTAAATAGTATTATATCaacttatattaaaaaatagtaTCAAGTTATCCCTCCTGACTGATCCAGAATTTGCTACAAAACAAAACGGTTATGCAGGAGTGCATATGTTATTCACAGCAAGTGCTTCTGTTCTTAAAAGTCCAACACTAACGACGCCTCAGAGGCAGCGCATATGCTACTGTCTGAAGTTGGAAGCTTATCTGTGCAATTTAGTTTATAACAAGTTACACATTTCAAGTCTGTTCTGCACTTTGTTTTGAACCAATACAAACATCGAATCACACCTTTCCAATGTGCTGTAGCATTCACTTCATGGTTCAGCACAGGATCAGGAGTTAATCTTGTATCTGAATGAAATGTGATGGATATGTAGATGTGAGTTTCTTTCTGCTGTGTACAGTCTTACGTGTGTTTGAAGATCAAAGTAGGCTCTTCTTTCCTCCATGCGCTCTCGGTTGAAGTTACTGTTGAATTCTGCTGCTTTTTTAGCAGCTTTCTTGATGTATTCTGGTACTTTGCTGGCTTCAACCTTTTGGGGATTTTGCTGCTGCTACAGTAGAAGATACAAAAatgtacttaaataaataaaaaccaggTTCAAATATAAtcaactatataatatatataatcaaaTGTACAGAAGGAGTAATTCAAGGCCTTCTTTAAACCACTTAAGCTTAAAATATTGCCTTTTAAACCCTATAGtggtttaaatatatataaaaaaaaaaaagtatttatttgatgaataaattaatagaaaatatgaacaataagGCATTTATTTGCACTAATTGCTTGgacaaaaacaaatgacatATGATTTATCCTTGTAACCAGGTTGTAAAGATGGCATTAACATGCATCCTGTCTGATCGGCTCACCAATGGACAGACACACAGTGATCACACCTGGCATTATGAATCCAGTGACCACTCTAAGAGACAAGATTGGACCTCTTTCACAATTAGACTTATTGATGTCCACTTACAATCCGATCACTCAGGATGCATATTGATACTAGACATACATAAACAGTGCCTGAgagtagtgatgatgataataatgctTCCTGACAGGCAAgagaataaaatacacaaaaaatgaCATCCAAAAGAAGCAGACAGACACAACCAAAAGTGATCATTTTGTTCTCAGCATGGTAGTTTGGCTAGCTAGCAAGAGGTAGTATTCTTTTGGCAGAGATGCACAGAGCCATCACTAATGCAGATTGATGTCAACCTTCACAGAATCATGGTGAGAATACACCTGAGCAACCCAGAGGTTTGGATCTCTTAACTGAAACTCAAACTGCCTGTCACAATGATCAATAAtctttatagttttttttccctcaatgtAGTTAAAATGTATTTCACTTCATAAACTGCATTCTCACCAGCACTGGTGTAATTACTATTTGGATGCACTACCTGTTATGCAACCCTGAATGATCTTGGACTGCACTCACAGCtgagacatttatttacatcGGCAGAGAATAACATGGCACACACCACATTATGAAATGCTATGAAACATGGAGCCTACAATATCATGCATCTACCAGAGAGCAGGGGTGTGTTTCAATCAGCTCTCTAGTTTAGTAGTCGTAATCAGACAGTCTGGCATTTTAATCTCAATCAGAAAATCCTTACATTTCACTGGAAGGTTGACTCCCTTAAAAAagcccacaatgcactgcaaaaTACAGAAAGCATCAATGCTCACTATGATCCCTTACCTTTCTGAAGCCTCTTAGTTCAAAATATCTTGGCAAACTCTCAGCCAAGTTCATCTACAAATGTAAGTAGCTTGGTATTGTTGTATCTCTCATTTTTCTTAAATGATCTAATATTTTCTTACTTTTAAAGTAAAATTGCTTATAACTTAATTTGTTTgaatcttcttctttcagctttccccttcaggggtcgcctgATCATCTCTCTCCTcgtatccctatcttctgcctCCTCAACACTTGAATTTGTTTGAATctaacttttaaaaataaaaaaataatgatttaagGGCTTTTACATTAGCAATTTTGTCTGAAACAGAGCAGGGGGGTCACAGTAAAAATTGGTAATATGAAAGCTGTCATATGGACCAGGACACGCAGCATGGTACAGAATCTTGagactacctgtaggaggtggtgcaAGTTTGATTGTACTGGAACTCTGCTGTGAAACCTTAACAGGTTTGGGTTTTTACAGTGACAGATGAGGAAATTAGAATGTAGCCAGATATCATCAGAGTCCGAGCGCCTGAATTCATGTACATATGATTCATCACATAAGGAAttagggagctgattgagatgcaCACTCGAGAATTCAAATATTGAGAATTCAAAATTTATCACCACATCCTGTAGCTTTCATTACAAAACCTGTTGAATAAATTTAAACTAAAATTCAAGAACTTATAAAATAAGGAGTGCTTACCGCACTCTGGGTGCTCACTGAGTACTCTTTGGTGATCCTCTGCCGCTCACGCTCTTGAAGTATAACTGAGTACTCTGCATGTTTAGTTGGATACTCCTTAATCATCAGATCGATAACCTCGTCACTGCGCAAAGCCGTAAGgcctaaaagaaacaaaacaatcagATAAATGCCGACACCAGATGTTAGACCAGGTCTTGATCCAATGACCCAAGGATAATTTTATACATCTTCACACTCAAATTCCAAATTTATACTTGACATGCAGGTTAGGCATTATGCAAAGCCCTTATTctttatttcaaaacaaaaccTTCAGACTTATTATAAACAGGTCATAAACTGACATCTTccaaacaaagaacaaaaaaaagactatagatttttaattcaatattaagataaaaattaaaaacaaaatacaggaaAATACTTTAAAATTTCTTACACTTGCATGTTGGGGGAAAAACTTACCTAATGTACACTGCGTCTCTGTGATGACATTCTGCTCTCGAAGATAAAGTTTTTCTTTGTGAGATAGGTCTCTCCTTTCCAGATctagaaaagcacacacacacacacacacacacacttgtggtACTTATTCAGAGCAAGATCAGCCTTAGAGTAGCTGAATAAAACAAGTCATTCGGCTGTTTTCATAGTTTCTTTGCTAAAGTGCATGCCACAGTTACATTTTTATGACACTAAACATTATTTTGTTTGGGAAGGCACTGTTATTCAAGCACATAATATTTTCGTGCTTGTGTTCATTGTTTGGTCAGAAATATGGAGGGGTGTGTTTTCATGAGCACTTCTTGGTTCTGAGAGCTGGTTTGCCTTTGCAAATCATgcaagtgtgtttttatttagaaaattaAAACAAGAAGTAATTGATACCAAATAGCTAATAATATTGGTATAAGGGTATAATAACAACATACTTAagtcatttaaagaaaaaaaaagaaaaaaaaagaagtgcatTAATTTACATGTAtactggaaatgtttttatttctgtattaacACAGGCTCATATGCTATGCTTATACCTTTGGAAATCAGGCAGGGGATGTGGCTCAGGTACCGACTGCTTTCACTctacatttaaatattatgaTAGGCAAAATATAGGACATGGAATCTCACACTAAATCCGTCGCAATGCTTCAAGCACTTTATGTCATTTCATGAGAGGAGTCTTGTAAATCTGTCCCTGATTTTTTGGAGACTAGCTTCCAGCTATTTTGCTGTGCTCCTGAGTGTGTGGGAAGTGTTCAATCTGCTTATAACAGACAGGAGCAAATAAAAAGAAGTGTCTTTAACACATTGAAAACGGAAGGTGTGAAAGCCTCCTTAAACATCACAATAAAAGCTTTGTACCTGGATACTTCCGCTTAAATGAGGTGACTCCTAAATACTCGCTGACTTGTTCCTGCAACATATAATACTCTCCCGTATCATCCGGGGGCCACTTGTATTCAGTCAGATTCTCAGCAGGAAAATATGTCGGTCTGTAACAAGACATGGAAGAGTTCATATCAGGAAGATGAGTTAAGCACTGTACGACAAAATACAATGTAGGAAGGAGGTTTTTGAACATTTCATGAATCGATGGAATGGTTTGTGGAAACATCACAGTTTGTCATCCCTACACTGAATTGCCTGCAGTGCATGAATACggcaagagaaaaaaatactgaatattTTGATAGATAATACAAAATAGAGGCATCTAACTTAATTACAGAATACTGAAACACCACAACAGAACTGGTGTTACTTTAGCACAAACTGCTGTTCCATTTATTTCCTCAAAGCTTCACTTGTCTAGCGAGGTCTAATAGCTAGTATCAAGGCTGTTAGCTACTGAAag comes from the Hemibagrus wyckioides isolate EC202008001 linkage group LG03, SWU_Hwy_1.0, whole genome shotgun sequence genome and includes:
- the phf10 gene encoding PHD finger protein 10; translation: MATLLSPRQCDSNPATPGAQSLKDDTEENSSDGSQAPKRRRMGSGDSSRSCDTSSHELGPTYFPAENLTEYKWPPDDTGEYYMLQEQVSEYLGVTSFKRKYPDLERRDLSHKEKLYLREQNVITETQCTLGLTALRSDEVIDLMIKEYPTKHAEYSVILQERERQRITKEYSVSTQSAQQQNPQKVEASKVPEYIKKAAKKAAEFNSNFNRERMEERRAYFDLQTHIIQVPQGKYKVLPPERTKTGPYPVALIPGQFQEFYKRYSPNELRYLPLNTALYEPPLDPELPAPDSDGDSDDGEDGKLDDGKKNKGSSDSSTGNTSDGDSQDSGVQSKGKSKDATARILQQKSVPGYKPKVIPNAICGICQKGKESNKKGKPEALIHCSQCQNSGHPSCLDMSAELVALIKTYPWQCMECKTCTVCEQPHHEEEMMFCDKCDRGFHTFCVGMDSIPLGCWVCDCCHKDNSTPKKKVTGKTPKKSK